A region from the uncultured Stenotrophomonas sp. genome encodes:
- a CDS encoding conserved exported hypothetical protein (Evidence 4 : Homologs of previously reported genes of unknown function) encodes MLKHVCAAMVMLGLSACASSDRLMDADVRPADRADCLVGNDRLDAERASGARSLRDKRCNPDDSLNWTIGQPRKDAMEVDFKKKHD; translated from the coding sequence ATGCTGAAACACGTTTGTGCTGCGATGGTGATGCTGGGGCTGTCGGCCTGCGCCAGTTCCGACCGGCTGATGGACGCCGACGTGCGCCCGGCCGATCGCGCCGACTGCCTGGTCGGCAACGACCGGCTCGATGCCGAGCGCGCCAGTGGCGCACGTTCGCTGCGCGACAAGCGCTGCAACCCCGACGACAGCCTCAACTGGACCATCGGCCAGCCGCGCAAGGACGCGATGGAAGTGGACTTCAAGAAAAAGCATGACTGA
- a CDS encoding putative transmembrane MatE family antimicrobial drug efflux protein (Evidence 3 : Function proposed based on presence of conserved amino acid motif, structural feature or limited homology): MTPAASSRSLTEGPIGRSLLLFALPILAGNIAQSLNGSVNAIWVGKFLGEAALAATANANNIMFFLIGSVFGIGMAATILIGQAIGARDLPQARRVMGTSATFFIGLSVVIAVLGWFLSHRLLLAMGTPAESLTMADAYLRVIFLAMPLLYAFAFLTAALRGAGDSRTPFRFLLLSVLLDIGINPLLIFGLGPFPELGVAGAAWATFCAQALSLAAMLLYLRNKRHMLWLGRKDAALLKIDAAILKALVVKGVPMGLQMVLISLAMIMMISMVNGYGVDTASAYGAALQLWTYVQMPAMAIGAACSSMAAQNVGAGLWPRVDATARIGVLFNFLLTGALIAPIILFDRSTLALFLPAASPALEIGRHLNHIAVWSFLFFGVNFVVAGVVRSTGAVLAPLLVLAVAMWGIRVPFALWMQPLMGADAIWWSFPVSAFCSMLLIMAYYRWGNWRKARMMAAPSHAGELATPAEVPALPPSPVADPDAGT; encoded by the coding sequence ATGACGCCTGCCGCTTCGTCCCGTTCGCTGACCGAAGGCCCGATCGGCCGCAGCCTGCTGCTGTTCGCCCTGCCCATCCTCGCCGGCAACATCGCCCAATCACTGAACGGTTCGGTCAACGCGATCTGGGTCGGCAAGTTCCTCGGCGAAGCGGCGCTGGCCGCCACGGCCAACGCCAACAACATCATGTTCTTCCTGATCGGCTCGGTGTTCGGCATCGGCATGGCCGCCACCATCCTGATCGGCCAGGCCATCGGCGCACGCGACCTGCCGCAGGCGCGGCGGGTGATGGGCACCAGCGCCACCTTCTTCATCGGCCTGTCGGTGGTGATCGCGGTGCTGGGCTGGTTCCTGTCGCACCGGCTGCTGCTGGCGATGGGCACGCCGGCCGAGTCCCTGACGATGGCCGACGCCTACCTGCGGGTGATCTTCCTGGCGATGCCGCTGCTGTACGCCTTCGCCTTCCTCACCGCGGCGCTGCGCGGCGCCGGCGACTCGCGCACGCCGTTCCGCTTCCTGCTGCTGTCGGTGCTGCTGGACATCGGCATCAACCCGCTGCTGATCTTCGGCCTCGGCCCGTTCCCGGAACTGGGCGTGGCCGGTGCGGCGTGGGCCACGTTCTGCGCGCAGGCGCTGTCGCTGGCGGCAATGCTGCTGTACCTGCGCAACAAGCGGCACATGCTGTGGCTGGGGCGCAAGGACGCGGCGCTGCTGAAGATCGATGCGGCCATCCTCAAGGCGCTGGTGGTCAAGGGCGTGCCGATGGGCCTGCAGATGGTGCTGATCTCGCTGGCGATGATCATGATGATCAGCATGGTCAACGGCTACGGGGTGGACACCGCCTCGGCCTACGGCGCGGCGCTGCAGCTGTGGACCTACGTGCAGATGCCGGCGATGGCGATCGGCGCGGCGTGCTCGTCGATGGCGGCACAGAACGTGGGCGCCGGGCTGTGGCCGCGGGTGGACGCCACCGCGCGCATCGGCGTGCTGTTCAACTTCCTGCTGACCGGCGCGCTGATCGCGCCGATCATCCTGTTCGACCGCAGCACGCTGGCGCTGTTCCTGCCGGCGGCCAGCCCGGCGCTGGAGATCGGCCGCCACCTCAACCACATCGCGGTGTGGTCGTTCCTGTTCTTCGGGGTGAATTTCGTGGTCGCCGGCGTGGTGCGCTCCACCGGCGCGGTGCTGGCGCCGCTGCTGGTGCTGGCAGTGGCGATGTGGGGCATCCGCGTGCCGTTCGCGCTGTGGATGCAGCCGCTGATGGGCGCCGACGCGATCTGGTGGAGCTTCCCGGTCAGCGCGTTCTGCTCGATGTTGCTGATCATGGCCTATTACCGCTGGGGCAACTGGCGCAAGGCCAGGATGATGGCCGCGCCAAGCCACGCCGGGGAACTGGCGACGCCGGCCGAGGTACCGGCCTTGCCGCCGTCGCCGGTGGCCGACCCGGATGCCGGTACCTGA
- a CDS encoding TonB-dependent receptor — protein sequence MLPARRNSNRCLFTPLSLAVASALIAIAAPAVAQDTDKDKATELARVEVTGSNIRRTDIETASPVQVISRQDIENMGARTLLQVLDNLPAARPAQVDSKSLYTGSDGASQANLRGLGAQGTLVLLNGRRLSYYGAPAGFQTQFVNIDAIPAAAIERMEVLTDGASAVYGTDAVAGVINVITKSSYQGLEVSGTWDTASRFDSYGEKQASITGGFGDMASDRYNVYASVNFYKRDAIPLSEWYDKNPKQFYVNNPSYIENLRLGTGSAPGVFNPGSYFAIDPNTGAMVREAAPGCDNVLAVAGGTSCIWQTWMNNEINGGADSKRVTAYVNAHFQVSDATEAFAEFTYTDIDLRANGGTPRAYGTTTGNPQSWFSRNTGNNVNQFLTPWLGPDNEYNHASDELKALMGGVVGLSYLLQDVGGNHFGQRNTDQSYRAVAGLRGSIGDWNWETAFATAGSHSITYQTTNVNLKGFEKAFGPYTIDPGTGRVIISDHPAYKFGEISEANAALIREAFPTFDIQSWTRLHTLDGKVEGPLFDMPAGQVRAAFGFNATRETFYTPGNQDAADGLITQQGGSWFDGARNTYALFSEAVAPLTEKLELDVALRVDKYPNFSANLAPKIGLKYQALPQLMLRGTYSEGFRAPSLAESGTGGVYAQLGGYRDETRCAETNAIAGLLRQSQRQTDVDLGNALFNSDCSRNVARMTQPNPDLKPEKAKIATLGFVFEPTAWLSLSADYWFVYRRNEIVAPDYSNPEEISALTRFPITEADLSNLAVLASMCNDPASGVSCPSTLPGYSTGNVASVIGQYKNRGRTLIDGFDVDARSRFDLGEWGRLNIGVAATISHRNMYNSDDVDGWYYGNFVGYYNNPRVRATFNANWSQGNWDTGFYVNYVGKSKWAWDRIDAEDNNAETCTGSYVAVSPGQCDGAPSWWTANLSVNWRPVEKLSVGVTVKNLFNRLPFFDPNDWMNFSGYTNNFGRIYSVTATYKF from the coding sequence ATGTTGCCAGCCCGTCGCAATTCCAACCGTTGCCTGTTCACCCCGCTGTCGCTGGCGGTGGCCAGCGCATTGATCGCCATCGCCGCGCCCGCCGTGGCGCAGGACACCGACAAGGACAAGGCCACCGAACTGGCCCGCGTCGAGGTCACCGGTTCCAACATCCGCCGCACCGACATCGAAACCGCCTCGCCGGTGCAGGTCATCAGCAGGCAGGACATCGAGAACATGGGCGCGCGCACGCTGTTGCAGGTGCTCGACAACCTGCCGGCCGCACGTCCGGCGCAGGTGGATTCCAAGTCGCTGTACACCGGCTCGGACGGCGCCTCGCAGGCCAACCTGCGCGGTCTCGGCGCGCAGGGCACGCTGGTGCTGCTCAATGGCCGCCGCCTGTCCTACTACGGCGCGCCGGCCGGCTTCCAGACCCAGTTCGTCAATATCGATGCCATCCCCGCTGCCGCCATCGAGCGCATGGAGGTGCTGACCGACGGTGCCTCGGCGGTGTACGGCACCGATGCGGTGGCCGGCGTCATCAACGTCATCACCAAGAGCTCGTACCAGGGGCTGGAAGTCAGCGGCACGTGGGACACCGCCTCGCGCTTCGACTCCTACGGCGAGAAGCAGGCCAGCATCACCGGCGGCTTCGGCGACATGGCCAGTGACCGCTACAACGTCTATGCCAGCGTCAATTTCTACAAGCGCGACGCCATCCCGTTGAGCGAGTGGTACGACAAGAACCCGAAGCAGTTCTACGTCAACAACCCCAGCTACATCGAGAACCTGCGGCTGGGCACCGGCAGCGCGCCGGGCGTGTTCAACCCCGGCAGCTACTTCGCCATCGACCCGAACACCGGCGCGATGGTGCGCGAGGCGGCGCCGGGCTGCGACAACGTGCTGGCCGTCGCCGGCGGCACCAGCTGCATCTGGCAGACGTGGATGAACAACGAGATCAACGGCGGCGCCGATTCCAAGCGCGTCACCGCCTACGTCAACGCGCACTTCCAGGTGAGCGACGCCACCGAGGCGTTCGCCGAGTTCACCTATACCGACATCGACCTGCGCGCCAACGGCGGCACGCCGCGCGCCTATGGCACCACCACCGGCAACCCGCAGAGCTGGTTCTCGCGCAACACCGGCAACAACGTCAACCAGTTCCTGACCCCGTGGCTGGGCCCGGACAACGAATACAACCACGCAAGCGACGAGTTGAAGGCCTTGATGGGCGGCGTGGTCGGCCTGAGCTACCTGCTGCAGGACGTGGGTGGCAACCACTTCGGCCAGCGCAACACCGACCAGAGCTACCGCGCGGTGGCCGGGCTGCGCGGCAGCATCGGCGACTGGAACTGGGAGACCGCGTTCGCCACCGCCGGCTCGCACTCGATCACCTACCAGACCACCAACGTCAATCTGAAAGGCTTCGAGAAGGCCTTCGGCCCGTACACCATCGACCCCGGTACCGGCCGCGTCATCATCTCCGACCATCCGGCGTACAAGTTCGGCGAAATCAGCGAGGCCAACGCCGCGTTGATCCGCGAGGCGTTCCCGACCTTCGACATCCAGTCGTGGACCCGCCTGCACACCCTGGACGGCAAGGTCGAAGGCCCGCTGTTCGACATGCCGGCCGGGCAGGTGCGCGCCGCGTTCGGCTTCAACGCCACCCGCGAGACCTTCTACACGCCGGGCAACCAGGACGCCGCCGACGGCCTGATCACCCAGCAGGGCGGCTCGTGGTTCGACGGCGCGCGCAACACCTACGCACTGTTCTCCGAAGCGGTGGCCCCGCTCACCGAGAAGCTGGAGCTGGATGTGGCGCTGCGCGTGGACAAGTACCCGAACTTCAGCGCCAACCTCGCGCCGAAGATCGGCCTGAAGTACCAGGCGTTGCCGCAGCTGATGCTGCGCGGTACCTATTCTGAGGGCTTCCGCGCGCCGAGCCTGGCCGAATCCGGCACCGGTGGCGTGTACGCGCAGCTGGGCGGCTACCGCGACGAGACCCGCTGCGCCGAGACCAACGCGATCGCCGGCCTGCTGCGGCAGTCGCAGCGGCAGACCGACGTGGACCTGGGCAACGCGCTGTTCAACTCCGACTGCAGCCGCAACGTGGCGCGCATGACCCAGCCGAACCCGGACCTGAAGCCGGAGAAGGCGAAGATCGCCACCCTGGGCTTCGTGTTCGAGCCGACCGCGTGGCTTTCGCTGTCGGCCGACTACTGGTTCGTCTACCGCCGCAACGAGATCGTCGCGCCGGACTACAGCAACCCCGAGGAGATCAGCGCGCTGACCCGCTTCCCGATCACCGAAGCCGACCTGTCCAACCTGGCCGTGCTGGCCAGCATGTGCAACGACCCGGCCAGCGGCGTGAGCTGTCCTTCCACCCTGCCGGGCTACAGCACCGGCAACGTGGCCAGCGTCATCGGCCAGTACAAGAACCGCGGCCGTACCCTGATCGACGGCTTCGATGTGGACGCGCGCAGCCGCTTCGACCTGGGCGAGTGGGGCCGCCTGAACATCGGCGTGGCCGCGACCATCAGCCACCGCAACATGTACAACTCCGATGACGTGGACGGCTGGTACTACGGCAACTTCGTCGGCTACTACAACAACCCGCGGGTGCGCGCCACCTTCAACGCCAACTGGAGCCAGGGCAACTGGGACACCGGCTTCTACGTCAACTACGTCGGCAAGAGCAAGTGGGCGTGGGACCGGATCGATGCGGAAGACAACAACGCCGAAACCTGCACCGGCAGCTATGTTGCAGTGTCGCCCGGCCAGTGCGATGGCGCGCCGTCGTGGTGGACGGCCAACCTCAGCGTGAACTGGCGGCCGGTCGAAAAGCTGAGCGTGGGCGTGACGGTGAAGAACCTGTTCAACCGTCTGCCGTTCTTCGACCCCAACGACTGGATGAACTTCTCCGGCTACACCAACAACTTCGGCCGCATCTACAGCGTGACGGCGACCTACAAGTTCTGA
- the katA gene encoding catalase (hydroperoxidase II) (Evidence 2a : Function of homologous gene experimentally demonstrated in an other organism; Product type e : enzyme), whose protein sequence is MNNNDSGKKCPVTHLTTDFGAPVPDNQNSLTAGPRGPLLAQDVWLHEKLGNFVREVIPERRMHAKGSGAFGTFTVTNDITKYTRAAIFSQVGKKTEMFARFTTVAGERGAADAERDIRGFALKFYTEEGNWDMVGNNTPVFFIRDPRKFPDLNKVVKRDPRTNLRSATYNWDWWTLLPEALHQVTIVMSDRGIPASYRHMHGFGSHTYSFWNNQGERFWVKFHFRTQQGIKNLSDAEAAEAIGNDRETHQRDLYEAIERGEFPKWKMYVQIMPEADAEKVPYHPFDLTKIWPKGDYPLIEVGEFELNRNPENFFADVEQSAFAPSNLVPGIGVSPDKMLQARLFNYADAQRYRLGTNYQQIPVNKARCPVHSNHRDGIGRVDGNYGGIPHYEPNSFNQWQEQPQYREPPLKISGDADWWNYRENDDNYFKQPGDLFRLMTPEKQQLLFDNTARAMGDAPDFIKRRHVENCSKADPAYGAGVEAALRKLGAFAGEESPNSLA, encoded by the coding sequence ATGAACAACAACGACAGCGGCAAGAAGTGCCCCGTCACTCACCTGACCACCGACTTCGGTGCGCCGGTGCCTGACAACCAGAACAGCCTCACCGCCGGCCCGCGCGGCCCCTTGCTGGCGCAGGACGTGTGGCTGCACGAGAAGCTCGGCAACTTCGTGCGCGAGGTGATCCCGGAACGCCGCATGCACGCCAAGGGCTCCGGCGCCTTCGGCACCTTCACCGTCACCAACGACATCACGAAGTACACCCGCGCGGCGATCTTCTCCCAGGTCGGCAAGAAGACCGAGATGTTCGCCCGCTTCACCACCGTGGCCGGCGAGCGCGGTGCGGCCGACGCCGAGCGCGACATCCGCGGCTTCGCGCTGAAGTTCTACACCGAGGAAGGCAACTGGGACATGGTGGGCAACAACACCCCCGTGTTCTTCATCCGCGACCCGCGCAAGTTCCCCGACCTCAACAAGGTCGTGAAGCGCGACCCGCGCACCAACCTGCGCTCGGCCACCTACAACTGGGACTGGTGGACCCTGCTGCCCGAAGCATTGCACCAGGTCACCATCGTGATGAGCGACCGCGGCATCCCGGCCAGCTACCGGCACATGCACGGCTTCGGTTCGCACACCTACAGCTTCTGGAACAACCAGGGCGAACGCTTCTGGGTGAAGTTCCACTTCCGCACCCAGCAGGGCATCAAGAACCTGAGCGATGCCGAGGCCGCCGAGGCCATCGGCAACGACCGCGAGACCCACCAGCGCGACCTCTACGAGGCGATCGAGCGCGGCGAGTTCCCGAAGTGGAAGATGTACGTGCAGATCATGCCGGAGGCCGATGCGGAGAAAGTGCCTTACCACCCGTTCGACCTGACCAAGATCTGGCCGAAGGGCGACTACCCGCTGATCGAGGTCGGCGAGTTCGAGCTCAACCGCAACCCGGAGAACTTCTTCGCCGACGTCGAGCAGAGCGCGTTCGCGCCGTCGAACCTGGTGCCGGGCATCGGCGTGTCGCCTGACAAGATGCTGCAGGCGCGCCTGTTCAACTACGCCGATGCGCAGCGCTACCGCCTGGGCACCAACTACCAGCAGATCCCGGTCAACAAGGCGCGCTGCCCGGTGCACAGCAACCACCGCGACGGCATCGGCCGCGTCGACGGCAACTACGGCGGCATCCCCCACTACGAGCCCAACAGCTTCAACCAGTGGCAGGAGCAGCCCCAGTACCGCGAGCCGCCGCTGAAGATCAGCGGTGACGCCGACTGGTGGAACTACCGCGAGAACGACGACAACTACTTCAAGCAGCCGGGCGATCTGTTCCGCCTGATGACCCCGGAAAAGCAGCAGCTGCTGTTCGACAACACCGCCCGGGCCATGGGCGATGCGCCGGACTTCATCAAGCGCCGCCACGTGGAGAACTGCAGCAAGGCCGACCCGGCCTACGGTGCCGGCGTCGAGGCCGCGCTGCGCAAGCTCGGCGCATTTGCCGGCGAAGAATCGCCCAACAGCCTCGCCTGA
- the hslR gene encoding Heat shock protein 15 homolog: MTEAENALATGVRLDVWLWAARFFRTRSLAKQAVETGKVEVGGQRPKASRSVRVGDALRVQRGDEVFEIGVRGLSDSRGPAPVAQALYEETAASRLVREERRRQRAAARDGYLPPEHKPDKRARRLIRALGDLDAL, from the coding sequence ATGACTGAAGCGGAAAACGCGCTGGCAACCGGCGTCCGCCTGGACGTGTGGCTGTGGGCGGCGCGCTTCTTCAGGACCCGCAGCCTGGCCAAACAGGCGGTGGAGACCGGCAAGGTCGAGGTCGGCGGGCAGCGGCCCAAGGCCTCGCGCAGTGTCCGGGTGGGCGACGCGCTGCGCGTGCAGCGCGGCGACGAGGTTTTCGAGATCGGGGTGCGCGGCCTGAGCGACAGCCGCGGCCCGGCGCCGGTGGCGCAGGCGCTGTACGAGGAAACCGCCGCATCGAGGCTGGTGCGCGAGGAACGGCGCCGGCAACGCGCCGCCGCACGCGACGGCTACCTGCCGCCGGAGCACAAGCCCGACAAGCGCGCGCGGCGCCTGATTCGCGCACTGGGTGATCTTGATGCGCTGTAG
- a CDS encoding Glycosyl hydrolase family 109 protein: protein MKRREFIMAGAALAATSLLPDTPAWARNRTLRLGMIGTGMRGQVLLKELLRRDDVDMVALCDIEPIMLGRAVEQVARAGKAAPKTYGGDHDVNAWKRLLAQRGLDGVVIATPWEWHAPMAIAAMQAGVAVGCEVVAGITLQDHWDVLNTQLSTGTPYMLLENVCYRRDVMAALQMVREGVFGELVHLQGGYQHDLRGVKFNDGNPEHPYGSGVEFGPKGWSEARWRTEHSVRRNGELYPSHGIGPCAMYTGINRGNRFTHINAFASKARGLHDYTVEKSGGTTHPSTQVQFKLGDIVTTTLACANGETILLQHDTSLPRPYSLGFRVQGSKGLWMDVNNGIHIEGRSPPHQWEDFTRYQDQYEHPLWKQHADTAAGAGHGGMDWFVIHAFVEALKARAPMPIDIFDAVAWSAITPLSEQSIANGFQTLEFPDFTGGAWRNRKPIFAFDGRY, encoded by the coding sequence ATGAAACGCAGGGAATTCATCATGGCCGGTGCAGCCCTGGCCGCCACCAGCCTGCTGCCGGACACGCCGGCCTGGGCACGCAACCGCACGTTGCGGCTGGGCATGATCGGCACCGGCATGCGCGGGCAGGTACTGCTCAAGGAACTGCTGCGCCGCGACGACGTGGATATGGTCGCACTGTGCGACATCGAGCCGATCATGCTCGGCCGCGCGGTGGAGCAGGTGGCCAGGGCCGGCAAGGCGGCGCCCAAGACTTACGGCGGCGACCACGACGTGAATGCATGGAAGCGCCTGCTGGCGCAACGCGGGCTGGATGGCGTGGTCATTGCCACGCCGTGGGAATGGCACGCGCCGATGGCGATCGCGGCGATGCAGGCCGGCGTCGCGGTGGGCTGCGAGGTGGTAGCCGGCATCACCCTGCAGGACCACTGGGACGTACTCAACACCCAGCTGTCCACCGGCACACCGTACATGCTGCTGGAGAACGTGTGCTATCGCCGCGACGTGATGGCGGCCTTGCAGATGGTGCGCGAAGGGGTGTTCGGCGAGCTGGTGCACCTGCAGGGCGGCTACCAGCACGACCTGCGCGGGGTGAAGTTCAACGACGGCAACCCGGAGCACCCCTACGGCAGCGGCGTCGAGTTCGGGCCGAAGGGCTGGTCGGAAGCGCGCTGGCGCACCGAGCATTCAGTGCGCCGCAACGGCGAGCTGTACCCCAGCCACGGCATCGGCCCGTGCGCGATGTACACGGGCATCAACCGCGGCAACCGCTTCACCCACATCAATGCCTTCGCCAGCAAGGCGCGCGGTTTGCACGACTACACCGTGGAAAAGAGCGGCGGCACCACCCACCCGAGTACGCAGGTGCAGTTCAAGCTCGGCGACATCGTCACCACCACGCTGGCCTGTGCCAATGGCGAGACGATCCTGCTGCAGCACGACACCTCGCTGCCGCGGCCGTATTCGCTGGGCTTCCGCGTGCAGGGCAGCAAGGGCCTGTGGATGGACGTGAACAACGGCATCCACATCGAGGGCCGCAGCCCGCCGCACCAGTGGGAGGACTTCACGCGCTACCAGGATCAATACGAGCACCCGCTGTGGAAGCAGCATGCCGACACCGCCGCCGGCGCCGGCCACGGCGGCATGGACTGGTTCGTCATCCACGCCTTCGTCGAGGCGTTGAAGGCGAGGGCGCCGATGCCGATCGACATCTTCGACGCGGTGGCCTGGAGCGCGATCACGCCGTTGTCCGAGCAGTCCATCGCCAATGGCTTCCAGACCCTGGAGTTCCCGGACTTCACCGGCGGCGCATGGCGCAACCGCAAGCCGATCTTCGCCTTCGACGGCCGTTACTGA
- a CDS encoding conserved hypothetical protein (Evidence 4 : Homologs of previously reported genes of unknown function), producing the protein MPVFTHRKDHATMSLTDDLLSQLQGAPLQQVSQQLGLDSQQASGAIGAALPLLMGALGNNAAKPQGAEALFGALQNNHSGLDIGSVLGAVLGGGNSPAANGAGILGHIFGGNQGRAEAGLAQATGLSSDRAGQLMKILAPIVMAYLAQRMGNGGQQASAGGLSQILGQEKQRVSQAGGIGGGLLGSVLDQDGDGQLGVSDLIKLGSGLLGSGKR; encoded by the coding sequence ATGCCGGTGTTCACCCACCGCAAGGACCACGCCACGATGAGCCTGACCGACGACCTCCTTTCCCAGCTCCAGGGCGCACCGCTGCAACAGGTGTCGCAGCAACTCGGCCTCGACAGCCAGCAGGCCTCCGGCGCCATCGGCGCGGCGCTGCCGCTGCTGATGGGCGCACTGGGCAACAACGCGGCCAAGCCGCAGGGTGCCGAAGCCCTGTTCGGCGCATTGCAGAACAACCACAGCGGCCTGGACATCGGCAGCGTACTGGGCGCGGTGCTGGGCGGCGGCAACAGCCCGGCCGCCAACGGCGCCGGCATCCTCGGCCATATCTTCGGCGGCAACCAGGGCCGCGCCGAAGCCGGTCTGGCGCAGGCCACCGGTCTGAGCAGCGATCGCGCCGGCCAGTTGATGAAAATCCTTGCCCCGATCGTGATGGCCTACCTCGCCCAGCGCATGGGCAACGGCGGCCAGCAGGCCAGCGCCGGCGGCCTCAGCCAGATCCTCGGCCAGGAAAAGCAGCGCGTGTCGCAGGCCGGCGGCATCGGCGGCGGCCTGCTCGGCAGCGTGCTCGATCAGGATGGCGACGGCCAGCTCGGCGTGTCCGACCTGATCAAGCTCGGCAGCGGCCTGCTGGGCAGCGGCAAGCGCTGA